In Archangium violaceum, the following are encoded in one genomic region:
- a CDS encoding M20/M25/M40 family metallo-hydrolase: MDRRGVRLHSLALLSLLALLLAVTALRYRGPAPRDASAPADAFSSERALSVLRRILEGGEPHPVGSEAHARVRERILGELTRMGYAPTVQETFVCGGCGNCATVRNIVARLEGTEPGGAILLASHYDTAPTSPGASDDGAGVATMLEVARMLKGGPAPRHPVVILFSDGEEIGLLGARAFAASHPYAREIRVALNVEARGSSGPSMMFETSAGNENLVRLFTRRTAFPIANSTFTSIYQQMGNSTDLTPFVRAGMQGFNLGFIGDAEHYHTPLDRVEQLDPRSIQHHGDNVVALLRGLQEEALPVPAASDAVFFDVLGLTVFWWPGWLTLPLSLVTAVLFGLGAFRLRRAGVLGMKGFAWGLLARLVSLPLAVLLAVVVALPLRAMGVTDRPWLPAPQADALVFYVLGLFAAGLAASWLERRAGSWGLWLGAWSLMVLLALACALALPGASFLFVLPALAAALAMLLPGAPGQGPRGLVLLAPLAVALLLWVPMAWCLFLAVGLGPPALWSFIGALVLGLAAPLLAPLLQQRPARLAMAGAVALACVAAALSPPHSQETPNRLVLELHQDADAHKSHWAAFNEGVPLPPSLEAEKLFGGTLDRLYPWEPEGFLYLAEGPGVSLPAPELVVNEDMSTNGSRRMRVTATSSRRAGRLQLALPPESELKAVTVQGLELPKGRGGFDACLWGWNLIQIHEPPPEGVAITLELGATQPLKLFLRDVSPGLPAEGQRLGQARDREAISFEDGDVTVVTRQLKL; encoded by the coding sequence ATGGATCGACGAGGCGTTCGTCTCCACTCCCTTGCCCTGCTCTCGCTGTTGGCACTCCTCCTCGCGGTGACGGCCCTGCGCTACCGGGGCCCGGCCCCCAGGGACGCCAGCGCCCCCGCGGACGCGTTCTCCTCGGAGCGGGCGCTCTCGGTGCTCCGGCGGATTCTCGAAGGGGGAGAACCGCATCCGGTGGGCTCGGAGGCCCACGCGCGCGTGCGCGAGCGGATCCTCGGCGAGCTCACGCGGATGGGTTACGCCCCCACCGTTCAGGAGACCTTCGTCTGCGGCGGCTGCGGCAACTGCGCGACGGTGCGCAACATCGTGGCCCGGCTCGAGGGGACGGAGCCGGGTGGCGCCATCCTCCTGGCCTCGCACTACGACACGGCGCCCACGTCGCCCGGCGCCTCGGACGATGGAGCGGGCGTGGCCACCATGCTCGAGGTGGCCCGGATGTTGAAGGGCGGGCCCGCGCCGCGCCACCCAGTGGTCATCCTCTTCTCGGACGGTGAGGAAATCGGACTGCTGGGAGCGCGCGCCTTCGCGGCCTCCCACCCCTACGCCCGGGAGATCCGTGTCGCCCTCAACGTCGAGGCCCGCGGCTCCAGCGGTCCGAGCATGATGTTCGAGACGAGCGCCGGAAACGAGAACCTCGTCCGGCTCTTCACGCGGCGCACGGCCTTCCCCATCGCCAACTCCACCTTCACGTCCATCTATCAGCAGATGGGAAACTCGACGGATCTCACGCCCTTCGTGCGCGCCGGCATGCAGGGCTTCAACCTGGGTTTCATCGGGGACGCCGAGCACTACCACACGCCGCTCGACCGGGTGGAGCAGCTCGACCCCCGCAGCATCCAGCACCATGGTGACAATGTGGTGGCGCTGCTGCGCGGGCTCCAGGAGGAGGCACTCCCCGTCCCGGCCGCGAGCGATGCCGTCTTCTTCGATGTGCTCGGCCTGACCGTCTTCTGGTGGCCGGGGTGGCTCACCCTGCCCCTGAGCCTCGTCACGGCCGTGCTGTTCGGGCTGGGAGCCTTCCGGCTGCGCCGAGCCGGGGTGCTGGGAATGAAGGGGTTCGCCTGGGGGCTGCTCGCCCGCCTCGTCTCCCTCCCGCTGGCGGTGCTGCTCGCGGTGGTGGTGGCGTTGCCGCTGCGGGCCATGGGCGTGACGGACCGGCCCTGGCTGCCTGCTCCGCAAGCCGATGCGCTGGTCTTCTACGTGCTCGGCCTGTTCGCGGCCGGCCTCGCCGCCTCCTGGCTGGAGCGCCGTGCCGGGAGCTGGGGGTTGTGGCTGGGAGCGTGGAGTCTCATGGTGCTGCTGGCGCTCGCGTGTGCGCTCGCCCTGCCCGGCGCCAGCTTCCTCTTCGTGCTCCCCGCGCTCGCCGCGGCACTCGCGATGCTCCTGCCCGGTGCTCCAGGCCAGGGTCCGCGTGGTCTCGTCCTGCTCGCGCCGCTCGCGGTCGCGCTCCTGCTCTGGGTGCCAATGGCCTGGTGCCTCTTCCTGGCGGTCGGGCTGGGCCCGCCCGCGCTGTGGTCGTTCATCGGCGCGCTCGTGCTGGGTCTGGCCGCCCCGTTGCTCGCCCCCTTGCTCCAGCAACGCCCGGCCAGGCTGGCCATGGCCGGAGCCGTGGCGCTCGCCTGCGTGGCCGCGGCGCTCTCTCCGCCCCACTCCCAGGAGACGCCGAACCGGCTCGTCCTCGAGCTGCACCAGGACGCGGACGCGCACAAGTCCCACTGGGCCGCCTTCAACGAGGGCGTGCCGCTGCCGCCCTCGCTCGAAGCGGAGAAGCTCTTCGGCGGCACCCTTGACCGTCTCTACCCCTGGGAGCCGGAGGGATTCCTGTACCTGGCGGAAGGACCCGGGGTCTCGCTCCCGGCCCCCGAGCTCGTGGTGAACGAGGACATGTCCACCAACGGGTCGCGCCGCATGCGCGTCACCGCCACGTCCTCGCGCCGCGCCGGACGGCTGCAACTCGCCCTGCCGCCGGAGAGCGAGCTGAAGGCCGTTACCGTGCAGGGCCTGGAGCTCCCCAAGGGCCGGGGGGGGTTCGACGCCTGCCTCTGGGGTTGGAACCTGATCCAGATCCACGAGCCGCCGCCCGAGGGCGTGGCCATCACCCTGGAGCTGGGCGCCACCCAGCCCCTGAAGCTGTTCCTCCGGGACGTGTCTCCGGGCCTGCCCGCCGAGGGCCAGCGCCTCGGACAGGCGCGCGACCGTGAAGCCATCTCCTTCGAGGACGGCGACGTCACCGTCGTCACCCGCCAGCTGAAGCTGTGA
- a CDS encoding AMP-binding protein translates to MSSISSRPLSAQREALVDVLRTWSDAQPDARAYTFLLDGEGEEVHLSYGQLDRNARTIANALRARLPVGGRALLVYPPGLEFIAAFYGCLYAGVVAVPVFPPMPGKSPEALERVAADSGSAVALTTTLIRDFAEPLLDSSEVLKKLEWLSTDDLPDSSASWQRPELERRSVAFLQYTSGSTRAPKGVRVTHENLMVQEDFIQKAFEHDEKTVVVGWLPLYHDMGLIGNVLQPMYLGGHCVLMSPFDFLGSPLRWLEAISRYRATTSGGPNFAYELCVRRYQPERAAALDLSSWKVAYNGAEPLRAATLERFARTYAPHGFREGAFLPCYGLAEATLAVSAGRPVFASFDRRALERREALAAPSGAEESVTLVGSGSLMLGDVRVVDPETRVQCAPGGIGEIWISNACVADGYWQSSESAATFDARLTSGEGPFLRTGDLGFLRDGELFVVGRLKDMLIVHGRNYYANDLEATAEASFPGLRSGCGAAFALEKDGEEQVVIVQEMAESSTERCAEAAEAIRQAITTTHGIPVAAVVLIEPKSIFKTSSGKIRRQDCKKAFLAGTLKVLGELRFDAHEAAPASEAPGTETEQAIAGIWAELLGLRGEQVGSDTDFFSLGGDSVLAAQVVNRIGEQFQVQVRLEDATADFTVRGLARAVDALLLQKLEQMSDAEAEALLARSGGKAQGS, encoded by the coding sequence ATGAGCTCAATCAGCAGCCGTCCGCTGTCCGCCCAGCGCGAGGCATTGGTCGATGTCCTTCGCACGTGGAGCGATGCGCAACCAGACGCCCGGGCCTACACCTTCCTGTTGGATGGGGAGGGCGAGGAAGTCCACCTCTCCTACGGGCAGCTCGATCGCAATGCCCGCACCATCGCCAACGCGCTCCGGGCGCGCCTCCCCGTCGGCGGACGGGCCCTGCTGGTCTACCCGCCGGGCCTCGAGTTCATCGCGGCCTTCTACGGCTGCCTCTACGCCGGTGTGGTGGCGGTGCCCGTCTTCCCGCCCATGCCGGGCAAGTCTCCCGAGGCCCTCGAGCGCGTGGCCGCCGACTCCGGCTCGGCCGTGGCCCTCACCACCACCCTCATCCGCGACTTCGCCGAGCCCCTCCTGGACTCCTCGGAGGTCCTGAAGAAGCTCGAGTGGCTCAGCACGGATGATCTTCCGGACAGCAGCGCCAGCTGGCAGCGGCCCGAGCTGGAGCGCCGCTCGGTGGCCTTCCTCCAGTACACCTCCGGCTCCACCCGCGCCCCCAAGGGCGTGCGCGTGACGCACGAGAACCTCATGGTGCAGGAGGACTTCATCCAGAAGGCCTTCGAGCACGACGAGAAGACGGTCGTCGTCGGGTGGCTGCCGCTGTACCACGACATGGGGCTCATCGGTAACGTGCTCCAGCCCATGTACCTGGGCGGCCACTGCGTCCTCATGTCGCCGTTCGACTTCCTCGGCTCGCCGCTGCGCTGGCTGGAGGCCATCTCCCGCTACCGCGCCACCACGAGCGGCGGCCCCAACTTCGCCTACGAGCTGTGCGTGCGCAGGTACCAGCCCGAGCGCGCGGCCGCGCTCGACCTGAGCAGCTGGAAGGTGGCCTACAACGGCGCGGAGCCCCTGCGCGCCGCCACCCTGGAGCGCTTCGCCCGGACCTACGCGCCCCACGGCTTCCGTGAGGGTGCCTTCCTGCCGTGCTACGGGCTCGCCGAGGCGACGCTCGCGGTGTCCGCCGGACGCCCGGTGTTCGCCAGCTTCGATCGGCGGGCGCTCGAGCGGCGCGAGGCCCTGGCCGCCCCGTCCGGTGCCGAGGAGTCCGTCACCCTGGTGGGCTCCGGCAGCTTGATGCTCGGAGACGTGCGGGTGGTGGATCCAGAGACGCGGGTGCAGTGCGCCCCGGGCGGCATCGGGGAGATCTGGATCTCCAACGCGTGCGTGGCCGACGGCTACTGGCAGTCCTCCGAGAGCGCGGCCACCTTCGACGCGCGGCTCACGAGCGGCGAGGGCCCCTTCCTGCGCACCGGAGACCTCGGCTTCCTGCGCGACGGCGAGCTCTTCGTCGTGGGCCGGCTCAAGGACATGCTCATCGTCCACGGGCGCAACTACTACGCGAACGACCTCGAGGCGACGGCCGAAGCGAGCTTCCCGGGGCTGCGTTCGGGATGCGGGGCCGCGTTCGCGCTGGAGAAGGACGGCGAGGAGCAGGTGGTGATCGTCCAGGAGATGGCCGAGTCCTCCACCGAGCGCTGCGCCGAGGCGGCCGAGGCGATCCGCCAGGCCATCACCACCACCCATGGCATCCCGGTCGCGGCCGTCGTGCTGATCGAGCCCAAGAGCATCTTCAAGACCTCCAGCGGGAAGATCCGCCGGCAGGACTGCAAGAAGGCCTTCCTGGCCGGCACGTTGAAGGTGCTGGGCGAGCTCCGCTTCGACGCGCACGAGGCCGCCCCCGCCAGCGAGGCCCCCGGCACAGAGACGGAGCAGGCCATCGCCGGAATCTGGGCGGAGCTGCTCGGGCTGCGCGGGGAGCAGGTGGGCAGCGACACCGACTTCTTCTCCCTGGGCGGTGATTCCGTGCTCGCCGCGCAGGTCGTCAACCGCATTGGCGAGCAGTTCCAGGTGCAGGTGCGCCTGGAGGACGCGACGGCGGACTTCACCGTCCGCGGGCTCGCCCGGGCGGTGGACGCGCTGCTGCTCCAGAAGCTGGAGCAGATGTCGGACGCCGAGGCCGAGGCGCTGCTCGCCCGCTCGGGTGGCAAGGCCCAGGGCTCGTGA
- a CDS encoding protoporphyrinogen/coproporphyrinogen oxidase, with translation MNDPGRVLILGSGPTGLGAAYRLQELGVKDFQLLELGAGPGGLAASHVDPQGFTWDLGGHVQFSHYSYYDAVLDLALKDAWLWHERESWVWLKERFVPYPFQNNIHRLDARDRERVLADLRAAASARTGAGRPANFGEWLRWNFGQALCELFMEPYNAKVWGCPPSHMGVSWMGERVAVPDVARIERNIQENRDDVSWGPNNRFRFPLHGGTGGIWEGVAGLLDPSRLSFGCNVVRVELDARVVVLEDGRRFSYDTLISTLPIDVLSRICDPLPPEVRRAGGQMRYSSVHVLGVGLRHGMPESLSKKCWMYFPEEHSPYYRVTVFSNYSPNHVPEGGGYWSLMAEVCESPTRPLSTSDLKGWTLKAMRQDALIPPDAEVVSFWHTRLDHGYPTPFVGRDELLAQIHPALEEKRVFSRGRFGGWKYEAGNQDHCFMQGVELVDRLTLGRPEVTYPDPNRANSGIFLTKS, from the coding sequence ATGAACGATCCCGGAAGAGTGCTCATCCTTGGCAGCGGCCCCACGGGGCTCGGTGCGGCCTACCGGCTCCAGGAGCTGGGCGTGAAGGACTTCCAGCTGCTCGAGCTGGGGGCGGGGCCCGGAGGACTGGCGGCGAGCCACGTCGATCCCCAGGGCTTCACGTGGGACCTGGGCGGTCACGTCCAGTTCAGCCACTACTCCTATTACGACGCGGTCCTGGATCTCGCGCTGAAGGACGCGTGGCTCTGGCACGAGCGCGAGTCGTGGGTGTGGCTCAAGGAGCGGTTCGTTCCCTATCCGTTCCAGAACAACATCCACCGGCTGGACGCGCGGGACCGGGAGCGCGTGCTCGCGGACCTGCGCGCCGCCGCCTCGGCCCGGACGGGAGCCGGGCGCCCCGCCAACTTCGGGGAGTGGCTCCGGTGGAACTTCGGCCAGGCGCTCTGTGAGCTCTTCATGGAGCCGTACAACGCCAAGGTCTGGGGATGCCCGCCCTCGCACATGGGCGTGAGCTGGATGGGCGAGCGGGTGGCCGTCCCCGACGTGGCGCGGATCGAACGCAACATCCAGGAGAACCGGGACGACGTTTCCTGGGGACCCAACAACCGCTTCCGCTTCCCCCTGCACGGAGGCACGGGGGGCATCTGGGAGGGGGTGGCCGGGCTGCTCGACCCCAGCCGCCTGTCCTTCGGGTGCAACGTGGTGCGAGTCGAGCTCGACGCGCGGGTGGTCGTCCTCGAGGACGGCAGGCGCTTTTCCTACGACACGCTCATCTCCACCCTGCCCATCGACGTCCTCTCGCGCATCTGCGACCCGCTCCCGCCCGAGGTCCGGCGGGCCGGCGGCCAGATGCGCTACAGCTCCGTGCACGTGCTCGGGGTGGGGCTGCGACACGGCATGCCGGAGAGCCTCTCCAAGAAGTGCTGGATGTACTTCCCCGAGGAGCACAGCCCCTACTACCGGGTGACGGTGTTCTCGAACTACTCGCCGAACCACGTGCCCGAGGGTGGGGGCTACTGGTCCCTCATGGCCGAGGTCTGCGAGTCCCCGACCCGGCCGCTGTCCACCTCCGACCTGAAGGGCTGGACGCTGAAGGCCATGCGCCAGGACGCCCTCATCCCTCCCGACGCGGAGGTGGTCAGCTTCTGGCACACGCGCCTGGACCACGGGTACCCCACGCCCTTCGTCGGCCGCGACGAGCTCCTCGCCCAGATCCATCCCGCGTTGGAGGAGAAGCGCGTGTTCTCACGCGGCCGCTTCGGTGGCTGGAAGTACGAGGCCGGCAACCAGGACCACTGCTTCATGCAGGGCGTGGAGCTGGTGGACCGGCTCACACTTGGAAGGCCGGAGGTCACCTACCCGGATCCGAACCGGGCGAACTCCGGCATCTTCCTGACGAAGAGCTGA